A portion of the Misgurnus anguillicaudatus chromosome 16, ASM2758022v2, whole genome shotgun sequence genome contains these proteins:
- the ints10 gene encoding integrator complex subunit 10 isoform X3: protein MSAQGDCEFLVKRARELVPQDPYAAKAWLITARTLYPTDFNIQYEMYSIERNAERTASAGRLLYDIFVNFPDQPVVWREIAVITAALRSDSLDKHGQFLKGVFETLPGPVQCKMLLKATEQCFNTLEKAEMLLLLLKRFPDSVVQHGVSLGESLLEAETVENLDTPVNCFRKLFVCDVLPLVLNNPEMCLPVSLLYKYLHKAAEFYICYVTREPSADGQIQASQEVGGLKSPVRGRGQRNVIDGLSEKSSVVTDPWERLLEMLGVVGSLCDWQGEKGVRSYSELLQRVTELCRYMSATDVEGFARCCGQIVTCCTLVLFYSAVHYVSAVQPSLFQGHSSLSLCPWVLLEDLSSVYTDVEVERKHAHKKRKLADGREKTMSSDDEDVLGKGRGRHIVVNKSEMPGWAETLEHFRTARDCWELLHSHQSLETEFMKICTAWGTETWLWFRIFLTDMIIYQGQYRKALSSLALMSSLQIQQSQNSPSAPASLETHRSVIQQASCHYALGEFRMACEKLLEAVSGLMPQSQESVRSSDDQRRSRTKTRRVNDLRLVPCTSKSILPFCLQLMLACFKLRAFTDNRDDLALGHVIVLLQHDWPLGENLFLKAVDKICQQGSFQYENFFNYVTNIDMLEEFAYLRTTEGGRVQLELLPNQGMLINVDNTSQQRWSKRSTQLLCMSVVLMKWCLPSIGTPALPWGWS from the exons ATGTCCGCGCAGGGTGACTGTGAGTTTCTGGTAAAGCGCGCGCGGGAGCTCGTGCCGCAGGATCCGTATGCGGCGAAAGCATGGCTCATCACAGCGCGCACACTTTACCCTACAGACTTCAACATACAG TATGAGATGTACAGCATCGAGCGTAATGCAGAGCGCACAGCCTCAGCCGGCAGACTACTTTACGACAT ATTTGTGAATTTTCCGGACCAGCCGGTGGTTTGGCGTGAGATTGCGGTGATCACAGCTGCGTTACGAAGCGACAGTCTAGACAAACACGGCCAGTTTCTCAAAG GTGTTTTTGAGACGCTCCCTGGTCCTGTACAGTGTAAGATGCTCTTAAAGGCCACAGAGCAATGTTTCAACACACTGGAGAAAGCTGAGATGTTACTGCTGTTATTGAAGAGATTCCCAGACTCTGTAGTTCAGCATGGA GTCAGTTTGGGAGAGTCATTATTAGAGGCGGAGACTGTTGAGAACCTGGACACGCCCGTCAACTGTTTTAGAAAGTTGTTTG TATGTGACGTTCTGCCATTGGTTCTGAATAACCCAGAGATGTGCCTTCCTGTCAGTCTGTTGTATAAATACCTACATAAAGCAGCCGAGTTTTATATATGTTACGTCACACGGGAACCTTCAGCAGATGGACAGATTCAGG CCTCACAGGAAGTGGGGGGGCTTAAGTCTCCTGTGCGGGGGCGAGGTCAGCGCAACGTAATTGACGGACTGTCAGAGAAGTCTTCGGTGGTGACGGACCCGTGGGAGCGTTTGCTGGAAATGCTGGGAGTGGTGGGATCGCTGTGTGATTGGCAGGGAGAGAAAGGAGTCAG ATCGTACTCTGAGCTCCTGCAGCGCGTCACAGAGTTGTGCCGGTATATGTCCGCCACGGATGTGGAAGGGTTTGCGCGGTGCTGCGGTCAGatcgtcacctgctgcacgctaGTACTGTTTTACAGCGCCGTGCATTACGTCTCTGCAGTGCAGCCGTCACTGTTTCAGG GTCACTCGTCTCTGAGCTTGTGTCCGTGGGTTCTTTTGGAGGATCTGTCAAGCGTTTACACTGATGTAGAAGTGGAAAGGAAACACGCACACAAGAAACGCAAACTGGCTGACGGACGAGAGAAAACTATG AGCTCTGATGATGAAGATGTGTTGGGTAAAGGCAGAGGTCGACACATAGTGGTGAATAAATCAGAGATGCCGGGTTGGGCCGAGACTCTGGAACATTTCCGTACGGCGAGAGATTGCTGGGAATTACTGCACTCACATCAGAGCCTGGAGACAG AGTTTATGAAGATCTGCACCGCATGGGGAACAGAGACGTGGCTGTGGTTCAGAATCTTTCTCACAGATATGATCATTTATCAG GGTCAGTATCGAAAAGCTCTGTCCAGTCTTGCACTGATGTCATCTCTGCAGATCCAGCAAAGCCAGAACTCGCCATCAGCTCCAGCGAGCCTGGAGACGCACAGATCTGTGATCCAGCAAGCGTCTTGTCATTACGCCCTGGGAGAGTTCAGG aTGGCATGCGAGAAGCTTCTAGAAGCTGTCAGTGGTTTGATGCCTCAGAGTCAAGAGTCTGTGAGAAGCAGCGACGACCAGCGCAGGTCCCGTACCAAAACCAGAAGAG TTAATGACTTGCGGCTCGTCCCCTGCACCAGTAAATCCATTCTGCCTTTCTGTCTTCAGCTGATGCTGGCCTGTTTTAAG CTGAGGGCGTTCACAGACAACAGGGATGATCTGGCTCTTGGTCATGTGATCGTCCTCCTGCAACATGATTGGCCGTTGGGTGAGAATCTTTTTCTGAAGGCCGTGGATAAGATCTGTCAACAGGGCAGTTTCCAGTACGAGAACTTTTTCAACTACGTTACCA ACATTGACATGCTGGAGGAGTTTGCTTACCTACGCACAACAGAAGGAGGGCGTGTCCAGTTGGAGCTGCTGCCCAATCAGGGCATGCTCATCAA TGTTGATAACACATCGCAGCAGCGCTGGTCAAAGCGCTCAACGCAGCTTCTATGTATGTCTGTGGTGCTGATGAAATGGTGTTTGCCGTCCATAGGAACCCCAGCCCTGCCCTGGGGGTGGAGTTAA
- the ints10 gene encoding integrator complex subunit 10 isoform X2 produces MSAQGDCEFLVKRARELVPQDPYAAKAWLITARTLYPTDFNIQYEMYSIERNAERTASAGRLLYDIFVNFPDQPVVWREIAVITAALRSDSLDKHGQFLKGVFETLPGPVQCKMLLKATEQCFNTLEKAEMLLLLLKRFPDSVVQHGVSLGESLLEAETVENLDTPVNCFRKLFVCDVLPLVLNNPEMCLPVSLLYKYLHKAAEFYICYVTREPSADGQIQASQEVGGLKSPVRGRGQRNVIDGLSEKSSVVTDPWERLLEMLGVVGSLCDWQGEKGVRSYSELLQRVTELCRYMSATDVEGFARCCGQIVTCCTLVLFYSAVHYVSAVQPSLFQGHSSLSLCPWVLLEDLSSVYTDVEVERKHAHKKRKLADGREKTMSSDDEDVLGKGRGRHIVVNKSEMPGWAETLEHFRTARDCWELLHSHQSLETEFMKICTAWGTETWLWFRIFLTDMIIYQGQYRKALSSLALMSSLQIQQSQNSPSAPASLETHRSVIQQASCHYALGEFRMACEKLLEAVSGLMPQSQESVRSSDDQRRSRTKTRRVNDLRLVPCTSKSILPFCLQLMLACFKLRAFTDNRDDLALGHVIVLLQHDWPLGENLFLKAVDKICQQGSFQYENFFNYVTNIDMLEEFAYLRTTEGGRVQLELLPNQGMLIKHHTVTRGITKGVKEDFRLAMERQVSRCGENLLTVLHRFCINEKIILIQSLP; encoded by the exons ATGTCCGCGCAGGGTGACTGTGAGTTTCTGGTAAAGCGCGCGCGGGAGCTCGTGCCGCAGGATCCGTATGCGGCGAAAGCATGGCTCATCACAGCGCGCACACTTTACCCTACAGACTTCAACATACAG TATGAGATGTACAGCATCGAGCGTAATGCAGAGCGCACAGCCTCAGCCGGCAGACTACTTTACGACAT ATTTGTGAATTTTCCGGACCAGCCGGTGGTTTGGCGTGAGATTGCGGTGATCACAGCTGCGTTACGAAGCGACAGTCTAGACAAACACGGCCAGTTTCTCAAAG GTGTTTTTGAGACGCTCCCTGGTCCTGTACAGTGTAAGATGCTCTTAAAGGCCACAGAGCAATGTTTCAACACACTGGAGAAAGCTGAGATGTTACTGCTGTTATTGAAGAGATTCCCAGACTCTGTAGTTCAGCATGGA GTCAGTTTGGGAGAGTCATTATTAGAGGCGGAGACTGTTGAGAACCTGGACACGCCCGTCAACTGTTTTAGAAAGTTGTTTG TATGTGACGTTCTGCCATTGGTTCTGAATAACCCAGAGATGTGCCTTCCTGTCAGTCTGTTGTATAAATACCTACATAAAGCAGCCGAGTTTTATATATGTTACGTCACACGGGAACCTTCAGCAGATGGACAGATTCAGG CCTCACAGGAAGTGGGGGGGCTTAAGTCTCCTGTGCGGGGGCGAGGTCAGCGCAACGTAATTGACGGACTGTCAGAGAAGTCTTCGGTGGTGACGGACCCGTGGGAGCGTTTGCTGGAAATGCTGGGAGTGGTGGGATCGCTGTGTGATTGGCAGGGAGAGAAAGGAGTCAG ATCGTACTCTGAGCTCCTGCAGCGCGTCACAGAGTTGTGCCGGTATATGTCCGCCACGGATGTGGAAGGGTTTGCGCGGTGCTGCGGTCAGatcgtcacctgctgcacgctaGTACTGTTTTACAGCGCCGTGCATTACGTCTCTGCAGTGCAGCCGTCACTGTTTCAGG GTCACTCGTCTCTGAGCTTGTGTCCGTGGGTTCTTTTGGAGGATCTGTCAAGCGTTTACACTGATGTAGAAGTGGAAAGGAAACACGCACACAAGAAACGCAAACTGGCTGACGGACGAGAGAAAACTATG AGCTCTGATGATGAAGATGTGTTGGGTAAAGGCAGAGGTCGACACATAGTGGTGAATAAATCAGAGATGCCGGGTTGGGCCGAGACTCTGGAACATTTCCGTACGGCGAGAGATTGCTGGGAATTACTGCACTCACATCAGAGCCTGGAGACAG AGTTTATGAAGATCTGCACCGCATGGGGAACAGAGACGTGGCTGTGGTTCAGAATCTTTCTCACAGATATGATCATTTATCAG GGTCAGTATCGAAAAGCTCTGTCCAGTCTTGCACTGATGTCATCTCTGCAGATCCAGCAAAGCCAGAACTCGCCATCAGCTCCAGCGAGCCTGGAGACGCACAGATCTGTGATCCAGCAAGCGTCTTGTCATTACGCCCTGGGAGAGTTCAGG aTGGCATGCGAGAAGCTTCTAGAAGCTGTCAGTGGTTTGATGCCTCAGAGTCAAGAGTCTGTGAGAAGCAGCGACGACCAGCGCAGGTCCCGTACCAAAACCAGAAGAG TTAATGACTTGCGGCTCGTCCCCTGCACCAGTAAATCCATTCTGCCTTTCTGTCTTCAGCTGATGCTGGCCTGTTTTAAG CTGAGGGCGTTCACAGACAACAGGGATGATCTGGCTCTTGGTCATGTGATCGTCCTCCTGCAACATGATTGGCCGTTGGGTGAGAATCTTTTTCTGAAGGCCGTGGATAAGATCTGTCAACAGGGCAGTTTCCAGTACGAGAACTTTTTCAACTACGTTACCA ACATTGACATGCTGGAGGAGTTTGCTTACCTACGCACAACAGAAGGAGGGCGTGTCCAGTTGGAGCTGCTGCCCAATCAGGGCATGCTCATCAA ACATCACACCGTAACTCGAGGGATCACTAAAGGGGTCAAGGAGGATTTTCGGCTTGCAATGGAGCGGCAGGTGTCACGCTGCGGAGAGAACCTACTCACCGTTTTGCACAGATTCTGCATTAATGAGAAGATCATACTTATTCAGTCTTTACCCTGA
- the ints10 gene encoding integrator complex subunit 10 isoform X1 produces MSAQGDCEFLVKRARELVPQDPYAAKAWLITARTLYPTDFNIQYEMYSIERNAERTASAGRLLYDIFVNFPDQPVVWREIAVITAALRSDSLDKHGQFLKGVFETLPGPVQCKMLLKATEQCFNTLEKAEMLLLLLKRFPDSVVQHGVSLGESLLEAETVENLDTPVNCFRKLFVCDVLPLVLNNPEMCLPVSLLYKYLHKAAEFYICYVTREPSADGQIQASQEVGGLKSPVRGRGQRNVIDGLSEKSSVVTDPWERLLEMLGVVGSLCDWQGEKGVRSYSELLQRVTELCRYMSATDVEGFARCCGQIVTCCTLVLFYSAVHYVSAVQPSLFQGHSSLSLCPWVLLEDLSSVYTDVEVERKHAHKKRKLADGREKTMSSDDEDVLGKGRGRHIVVNKSEMPGWAETLEHFRTARDCWELLHSHQSLETEFMKICTAWGTETWLWFRIFLTDMIIYQGQYRKALSSLALMSSLQIQQSQNSPSAPASLETHRSVIQQASCHYALGEFRMACEKLLEAVSGLMPQSQESVRSSDDQRRSRTKTRRVNDLRLVPCTSKSILPFCLQLMLACFKLRAFTDNRDDLALGHVIVLLQHDWPLGENLFLKAVDKICQQGSFQYENFFNYVTNIDMLEEFAYLRTTEGGRVQLELLPNQGMLIKNPSPALGVELNTLLLPGAQKADRHHTVTRGITKGVKEDFRLAMERQVSRCGENLLTVLHRFCINEKIILIQSLP; encoded by the exons ATGTCCGCGCAGGGTGACTGTGAGTTTCTGGTAAAGCGCGCGCGGGAGCTCGTGCCGCAGGATCCGTATGCGGCGAAAGCATGGCTCATCACAGCGCGCACACTTTACCCTACAGACTTCAACATACAG TATGAGATGTACAGCATCGAGCGTAATGCAGAGCGCACAGCCTCAGCCGGCAGACTACTTTACGACAT ATTTGTGAATTTTCCGGACCAGCCGGTGGTTTGGCGTGAGATTGCGGTGATCACAGCTGCGTTACGAAGCGACAGTCTAGACAAACACGGCCAGTTTCTCAAAG GTGTTTTTGAGACGCTCCCTGGTCCTGTACAGTGTAAGATGCTCTTAAAGGCCACAGAGCAATGTTTCAACACACTGGAGAAAGCTGAGATGTTACTGCTGTTATTGAAGAGATTCCCAGACTCTGTAGTTCAGCATGGA GTCAGTTTGGGAGAGTCATTATTAGAGGCGGAGACTGTTGAGAACCTGGACACGCCCGTCAACTGTTTTAGAAAGTTGTTTG TATGTGACGTTCTGCCATTGGTTCTGAATAACCCAGAGATGTGCCTTCCTGTCAGTCTGTTGTATAAATACCTACATAAAGCAGCCGAGTTTTATATATGTTACGTCACACGGGAACCTTCAGCAGATGGACAGATTCAGG CCTCACAGGAAGTGGGGGGGCTTAAGTCTCCTGTGCGGGGGCGAGGTCAGCGCAACGTAATTGACGGACTGTCAGAGAAGTCTTCGGTGGTGACGGACCCGTGGGAGCGTTTGCTGGAAATGCTGGGAGTGGTGGGATCGCTGTGTGATTGGCAGGGAGAGAAAGGAGTCAG ATCGTACTCTGAGCTCCTGCAGCGCGTCACAGAGTTGTGCCGGTATATGTCCGCCACGGATGTGGAAGGGTTTGCGCGGTGCTGCGGTCAGatcgtcacctgctgcacgctaGTACTGTTTTACAGCGCCGTGCATTACGTCTCTGCAGTGCAGCCGTCACTGTTTCAGG GTCACTCGTCTCTGAGCTTGTGTCCGTGGGTTCTTTTGGAGGATCTGTCAAGCGTTTACACTGATGTAGAAGTGGAAAGGAAACACGCACACAAGAAACGCAAACTGGCTGACGGACGAGAGAAAACTATG AGCTCTGATGATGAAGATGTGTTGGGTAAAGGCAGAGGTCGACACATAGTGGTGAATAAATCAGAGATGCCGGGTTGGGCCGAGACTCTGGAACATTTCCGTACGGCGAGAGATTGCTGGGAATTACTGCACTCACATCAGAGCCTGGAGACAG AGTTTATGAAGATCTGCACCGCATGGGGAACAGAGACGTGGCTGTGGTTCAGAATCTTTCTCACAGATATGATCATTTATCAG GGTCAGTATCGAAAAGCTCTGTCCAGTCTTGCACTGATGTCATCTCTGCAGATCCAGCAAAGCCAGAACTCGCCATCAGCTCCAGCGAGCCTGGAGACGCACAGATCTGTGATCCAGCAAGCGTCTTGTCATTACGCCCTGGGAGAGTTCAGG aTGGCATGCGAGAAGCTTCTAGAAGCTGTCAGTGGTTTGATGCCTCAGAGTCAAGAGTCTGTGAGAAGCAGCGACGACCAGCGCAGGTCCCGTACCAAAACCAGAAGAG TTAATGACTTGCGGCTCGTCCCCTGCACCAGTAAATCCATTCTGCCTTTCTGTCTTCAGCTGATGCTGGCCTGTTTTAAG CTGAGGGCGTTCACAGACAACAGGGATGATCTGGCTCTTGGTCATGTGATCGTCCTCCTGCAACATGATTGGCCGTTGGGTGAGAATCTTTTTCTGAAGGCCGTGGATAAGATCTGTCAACAGGGCAGTTTCCAGTACGAGAACTTTTTCAACTACGTTACCA ACATTGACATGCTGGAGGAGTTTGCTTACCTACGCACAACAGAAGGAGGGCGTGTCCAGTTGGAGCTGCTGCCCAATCAGGGCATGCTCATCAA GAACCCCAGCCCTGCCCTGGGGGTGGAGTTAAACACCCTGCTGCTTCCAGGGGCTCAGAAGGCTGACAG ACATCACACCGTAACTCGAGGGATCACTAAAGGGGTCAAGGAGGATTTTCGGCTTGCAATGGAGCGGCAGGTGTCACGCTGCGGAGAGAACCTACTCACCGTTTTGCACAGATTCTGCATTAATGAGAAGATCATACTTATTCAGTCTTTACCCTGA